The following nucleotide sequence is from Mesobacillus jeotgali.
CTATTTTTCGGCCTTCACGAGCAGAGGTCCTGACTGCGTCCAATACTTTTTGAGTGGCATGTCCATGCTCGAAATCTGCTAGATAAGGATGCTTTTCGCCAGAAACCAGTGTTTCGTGGAGCGCATCCAAAGCCCTTTGGAAGCCATTATAATAGCGTGCTGCAATCTGCGGCATAGTTGAAGGTGCTTCAAGAGCGGGTGCCAGCTCGACTTCTTGAAGTGCTGAATTCCCTTCAGAAAGCAGGAGTTTGTTGTCATCCAGCATCACAAGTGTGCCTTCTGTACCGTAAACCTCAAGGCGCCAGGTGTGCTCAGTTTGGCGTGCTGCAGAGAGGAGTTCAAGTGTAACTGTAGCCCCGTTTTCCAAAGAACCAATAATCTGGAAAGCATCGTCCGCTGTTCGATGTTCAGTATTCCCGTGGTCATCAGTTTGAGTAGGGATATGAATGGGCAACTGGGCAAACACTTCCTTAAAGGTGCTGTTCATCCACCATTGAAGGGCGTCGGTCATATGGGAGCCGATCGCGCCTAGCATTCCGCCGCCCTTTTCCTCTTGGCCAAGCCAGCCGCGAGGTTTTGAAATTAAGCCGGTATAATTCGCAAAGGAGCACTGGTATCGGGCATGCATTATCTCACCGAGTTTTCCGCTCTCCATGATTTCTTTTACCTTTGTACGAGCCGGAAGGAACCGGAACTCGTGGTTGATCAGTCCAAGCCTACCAGCCTTGTCTCTTTCTGAAATCATTTCTTCTGTTTCGGCAACATCCAAAGCCATTGGTTTCTCACACACAACATGTACGCCTTTTTCGAAAACGGCAGCAACCATTTCCTTATGTAAATGGACTGCAGAAGCAACTACCACTAAATCGAGCTTCTCCTGCTCAAGCATCTGACGCCAGTCGGTATAGATATTTTCAATCCCGCTGGCCTTCCTAGCTTCCTCCACATTGCCCCTTGATACACTGGAGATAGCCACTACCTCAAATCCTTCATGGTGTTCCATCATCGGTGCATGAACTTTCGCGCCAAAACCTGTACCGATTATGCCTGCTCTAAACTTTCCCATAAACCCAACTCCTGTCCAGAATTTAGTTTAATAGTAAATCCGGAAGGGAGGAATGTAAATGAATATAGTATAATGATGGAAAATACAAGGTGAGGCGGGAGTTATTTTGAACATAGGGGATTTACTATTTCAGGTTATTTCTTTCATTTTCATGATAGGTATTGTAGCGGCTGTTTTTTATGCTGTCAGGTCACTTATAATAAAGCAGCCGGACAATCAGAAGAGCATGGAACAAAAACTTGACCGAATAATTGAGCTGCTGGAGAAGGACAATAAAGAGTAAAACAAGTCGCTAGCTGCGTGGTATAATAGGAACTTAGGTTTTAACGAATTTTACATATAATTGCACGGATGCCTGAAAAGCCTCCGCCTGGCGATCATATATGGAGGTATGAAAGATGAATAAGCGATGGACGATCGATAAAATTAAAGAGTTTGTGGAGAAAAATTCAGAGAGTAAGATCTTAACGACAGAGTATCACGGTTTTTCGCAAAAATTAGAATTCGAATGCGAATGCGGCAATAAATTTGAAAAAACATTCAAGAAATTCAAGGATAATCACCAGCGGAAATGCGAAGTGTGTCAGCCGCCAAAAGCGTCACGTTGATAATTGATAATTCACGAGAATTGAAAAGGAAGAGCTGAGATAAGTTCGAGCTCTTCCTGAGTTACTCTTACCCTTCGCCCACATAGGTGTTAATGACGTTTCGATTTATCACTGCATTTCTTGATAATCGAACTTCCTTCATCAGCGATCCATCTTCCGATTCAGGGTTAATCAAATTCAGATTATCTACATATCCTGGCGGTGTTACTTCCAAAAGCACATAACCCCCGAGCTTCAAAGTTTCTCGTGGTTCTTCCCAAATGACAATCCCTTCTTCGTTGGTCATTCCAATCATTTTTACCTCATCCGTGAATTGGCCTGTTGTGCTGTCCCAATAATCTTCCCACGACAAATCTGCGATATCAATCCCAGAAAGCTCTCTGGCAAGGATAAAGGTAATATTTCCTGGCTGACCGTCTCTTGGCCCGCCAATAATTTCTTTGGTGACGTTAATATTATCTTCAGGTACTGTTGGGACGGCTGTGCCAATCGTGAAGTTTGTTCGCAATGTCAGGTCTTCTTCTGGCGGAAAATCAGGGTCTGTACTCATAGAGACAAAGTATCTAGCACTAAAATTTTGCGTTGTCTGGAAAAGTGTCGCTGTATATAAATTGAATGCTGTTGTCTCCGGGCCAATGATGACTTGCCCTTCACCAAGGATGCGGTTGCTTCCTGATTGTTCTACCCGCACATAATAGGTGGTTGGTACAAGGATTGGGGTGTATTCGACCAGATTCTCGACGTTAATCATAACTTCCTGCGCGCTCGTAAAAACCTCCTGAGTTGGGTAGATTAATTCGATTTCTGGAACAGCAGAAACTGTTAATTGTGCAAACGCAGTAAAGCTGCCATCAACTGTTTCAGCGGTAATTACTGCAAAACCTGGTGAAATAGCCGTAACCAATCCTGTTTCTGACACGTTGGCAACATTCGTGTCTGATGAACTCCAAATCACATCTTTAGTTGTCGCGTTTTCAGGCGACACAGTTGCGGTTAATTGCAGGGTACTGCCGACAAAAAGAGTCGATGTTGCCGGTTGGACGCTGACTCCGGTTACTGGAACTGCTGGTTCTGGTATTGGGTCGACTGAGATAAGTAACTCAGCCGTTAAATTTGTATTTTCCACTTCTCCAATCAATGTATAGGAAGCAGCTGGATCCAATGGGATGACAAATGTTGTTCCGACCAGATCTCCTGAGGCTGCTTGCCAGGATACCGGCACGTTCATGGTTGAGCCATTGCTCAACACGACTGAAACGGTTTCAGGAAGAACTACAACTTGCCCCCTGACAGCGGTAATTGGCTGGGGATCTATTATAGTCTGAATACTAGAGACTGTTACAGAAGTTGAAGCTGTAAATCCTCCCTCATCACTGATAGCAGTGATGATCGCTGTCCCTTCAGAGGTAGCTGTCACCACCCCCTGATCATTGACAGTAGCTACAGCTGTATTACTGCTTTCCCAGGAGATTCCCTGGTTATTGGCGTTTTCAGGAAGTATGGTTGCGGTTAATTGTCCTTGTTCACCAACGAGCAGTACCAATGGTTCGGAATCAATCCTTATTCCTGCGACAGGTATATCGCTTGCTACATACTCCAGTGTTTCTGTCACAAATTTTTGTCTTCCGATTAAACGGATTTGTTTAGCTGGTGTGATAAACCCTGGAATGTCTTCTCCTCTAATAGCCACATCCCCACTCGGATCGGTTGCAAAGGTAGCAACTCCATTAACGGTGCGGACGACCGTGATCACATCTTCTCTTATTAAAGATACATTGACTTCATCAGGATGAGGGACACCCTTAGGCCATAAGACAGTGACTGAAAGAATGACCTGCCCAGGTTCTGTGCCAGGATCAGGCCTGCCTCGATCTACATACCTAGTTATTTCACTTGTTCTCAACGTGACAATATCCGTCCCACCCTGGTCATTGTCAACCTCGAGTCTTATTAAACTATCTGTAACTTCTACTAAAACTCCTGTGACTGGTTCGGCCTGAGAGGAAGTGTAAACTTCCAACCGCCTTCCAATAAGGTTCTGCAGTGGCTCAGTAAGTGGGTCATCTTCTTCGCATCCGCCTTCTGTAGCAGGTACAAAGCCGATAATATCTCTTATCTGATAAACGCCAACCAATGGTGCCTCTCCTGGTTCTTCATGTTCCGATGAAATTTGCATTCTGGCAATTTCATCTGTTACCTCAATCAGTCTTCCAGTTATATTGGGTCTCCTTGCTCCAGGGGGACTTGCAGGGAGGATTAATTGGATTCTTTGATTGAGTGAGGCTCTTAATTGCGCGATTAATTCTCCATTTCCGCAATCTTCTGAGGGCGGGCGATAATTTTCCAGCTGACCGATTCTCTCCTCGTGCTCATTAACAAGTTCAATTAAACTATCGAGTGTTTCTTTTATACACTCAATTTCACGATCCCATTTTCCTCTATCTTTTTTTAGCAATATCCTTCACTCCTTTCGGTATTCTGTTTACATAATATGTGTTGGATTGTAAGACCGTAAGTGCATGTACCTAGATATTATTGTTTCGTTGCACCAACCTGTAACGAGTGGGCAGGGGGGGTACTATTTTTATTGCAATTGGACCAAAATGATGCAAGAATCACTATTAGTAAAAGAAGCCTCAACCACAGCAGGATTCACGCTTCTTCTTGTTGAAGTAAACGAAGACAAACATACAGGAGCAACCAGGCTATGAAGAGATATATGCTGAAAAAGAATTTCAGGGGATTGAAAAGAGGCACACAATTTTATTTGATTGCTGAGTCTGAATTTATTGGTGTTAAAGAGTATGTGCTGAGAACAAAAGACTTATCGACCAGAATTGCCATCAGTGAGAGTGAGATGCGCGGGAATTTTATTCTATTGAATTAGGGGAGAAAGAACATGTACTTGCTATTATCCATTCTGTTAAGTATGGTTCTGGGCTACTTACTATTTGTCTTGGGGCCGATTGTGGGCGGGATTGCTGCTTTTGGAATCATAGTGGGCAGTTTATTCATAGGGATTTACTTGCTGAATGATATCCGCAAAAGGCTGGCGAGCGATTCTCCTGTTGAAAAAGAGGTTCAAAAGCAGCAGGTGACAGAAGTTGTTCCGGAGCACTTAAAGAGTCCAGGTGATTATAAAAAGTATCTGGAAGGCAAAGAGAGGGGATTTTAAATGCAGTTCACAGCAATAGTAGTTTTTGCGATTGTCTGGGGTGGTTTGATGATCTATTTCCTGACGCCTTTTCACGGTAAAATCGAAAGAAACCCTAATGATCCGTTCACCAAAGCATTGCAGGAAAGCATGACCAGGTTGATTTTACATAAAAAAGCCATTCTTGCCTTTCTATTATTATTGGTTACGCTAATGAGTATAAGATCATATTTTATATCGGCTGAAGAGTATGCCCGGCTCCACGCAATAACCAGGGAGTCGGGGAATCCTGCTATTTATATGGTCAGTGTGGTCTTGTATGCGGCATTATTGTATCTTTTACTGGCAGTCAGGTGGGCCTTGAAATCAGCAAAGTGATTGGAGAGAATTGTTGTGAAAGAAATTATTTTAAAATCCCTGGCAAAAATAGAAGAAGATTATGATGTGAAAATTCTTTATGCTGTTGAATCCGGCAGCAGGGCATGGGAGTTTCCGTCGAAGGACAGTGATTATGACGTCCGATTCATCTATGTACATAAAAAAGAAGATTATCTGACGATTGACCAGATGGGCATCGGCAAGAAAAGAGATGTGATTGAATTGCCGATTAACGATTTGCTGGATATAACAGGCTGGGAACTGACCAAAGCCCTGAAATTATTCAGAAAATCGAATCCGCCGCTGATGGAATGGCTGCGTTCAGGAATCGTATACTATCAGGCTTTTTCGACCATTGACCAGATGAAGGAGCTCAGCAAAGAAGTTTTTGCGCCGAACTCCTGTCTGCATCATTATTTGAATATGGCGAGCAATAATTTCAGGGAGTACCTGCAGGGAGATCAAGTCAAAATCAAGAAATACTTTTATGTCCTAAGGCCAGTTCTGGCTGCAAAATGGATCGAGAAATACAATGAGTTTCCGCCGCTTGAATTTCCAGCGTTATTAGAGGACCTGCTTCCGGAAGGTGAATTGAAGAAAGAGATTCACACCTTGCTGCAAAGGAAAATCAGCGGTGATGAACTGGATTATGAACCGAAAATTGAAGTCATCAACGAATTCCTGAACGAGGAGATTGCACGCCTGAAAGAATATACCTCAACACTGAATGTTGAATTGCCAGATTTCACACCTCAGCTTGACCAGCTTTTCAGAAATACGTTGGAAGAAGTGTGGGTTTAGTGATTAGGAGAAAAAATAAGGGGGACTACATATGTCAAAAGGAAATAAAGAACTGACGAGAGAACGGCAGGAAGAACTGCTAGGGACGTTGAGCGCCCGTTTTGAGAAAAATATGGTCCGTCATGAAGGCCTTGAATGGGCTGAAGTCCAGGCTAAGCTCGAGAGCAATCATGAAAAATTGTGGTCGCTCAATGAAATGGAAGCAACTGGCGGAGAGCCGGATGTCGTTGGCCTTGATTCAGAGACTGGTGAGTACATTTTTTTTGATTGTTCGTCGGAAAGCCCTAAAGGCCGCAGAAGTGTTTGTTACGACCGTGAAGCGCTGGAGGCGAGGAAAAAACACAAGCCGGAAAATAGCGTGATGGATATGGCAAATGCGATGGGCATTGAGCTTTTAACGGAGGAACAATATCGCGAGCTGCAGAAGCTTGGGAATTTTGACTTGAAAACGTCCAGCTGGGTGCAGACACCTGAGAATATCAGAAAGCTTGGCGGGGCGCTCTTTTGTGACCGCCGCTACGATACGGTCTTTGTCTATCACAATGGGGCCGATTCCTACTATGGAGCAAGAGGATTCCGTGGGTCGCTAAGGGTATAGATTTGTATGCCTTAAATAAGGCATTTTCAATGTAAGAGGAGAAAGTGAAGTTTGCTGGTAAAAGAAAAGCCGTTACGGAAGTATCTCCGGAACGGCTTTGTCTATTATTTATCAGAATCTGCAACTTTAACGATCGCTTTTCCGAGATTTGCCCCTTTAAACAAATCCAAAAATGCTTCAATTGTATTCTCAAAGCCTTCTGTAACCGTTTCTTCATACTTCAATTTACCTTCCAAAAGCCAGCTCGCCAATTCTTTGGCACCTTCGCCAAAGCGGGACGAGTAGTTTCCGACTGTGAACCCTTGCATCAAAGAACTAGTCTTAATTAAGTAACCCTGTACACGAGGTCCTACATCTGGCTCTGACTGGTTATACGCTGAGATCGCTCCGCAGACAGGAATCCTCGCGAAGTTGTTCAAAAGAGGGAAAATCGCATCGGAAATCTCTCCGCCGACGTTCTCAAAATAGACATCGATTCCATCAAGACATGCCTCTTTTAGAGAGGAGCTTACATCCTGTGTATTGTAGTTTATTGCTGCATCAAATCCAAGATCATCTAGAAGATAACGTACCTTCTCAGCGGTGCCAGCAATACCAACTACCCTTGCACCTTTGATTTTTGCAATTTGACCCACAATAGAACCGACAGCTCCCGCCGCACCGGAAACAACGACAGTTTCACCTGCTTTTGGCTTGCCGATATCTAATAAACCGAAATATGCTGTAAGACCAGTCATGCCTAATACACTTAAGTATGCCGATACTGGTGCCAGATTCGGGTCGATTTTACGGACCGTATTTTCTTTTGCGATGGAGAACTCCTGCCAGCCTAATGAGCCAATAACGAAATCGCCCACTTCAAAAAGATCTGACTGGGACTCAACCACTTTTCCGATTACGCCGCTTGAAATAGCCTCGTTCAATTTGAACGGCGGGATATAGGATTTGGTGTCATTCATGCGCCCGCGTAAATAAGGATCAACCGAAATATAAATAGTCTGCAAAAGTATTTCTCCTTTTGCCGGTTTTTCTATAGGTACTTCTACAAATTCAAAATGGTCATATGTAGGAACTCCGGTTGGTCTCTTTTTTAGCTGTATTTGCTTTTGAATAGTAATCACCCTTCCTAAATATTCTATAGCCTTAATATACAGGAGAGAAGGGTGTATTCAAATTCATTTGATTTGTTAGGGTGGTATACATAAGAACAGAGCCAATAAATTCTATATAAGATATTAGGCATTTTTTTATTCCTGATTTCCTGCTAATCATTCTATGTTTTACATCTCCTCCTCTTGGGAAGATGAAACTATTAGTTCATATTGATAGGAGGAGTCGGAAATGGCTAAAACGATTTTTATAACAGGCGCCGGGAGCGGGCTTGGCCGCGGGGCTTCACTAGGGCTTGCGAAAAAAGGACACCGGGTGATTGCGACGACTGAGCTGACTTCGCAAAAGACGGATCTGATGCGGGAGGCCGAGGATCAGGGACTTGATATGGAAGTATTCAAGCTTGATATAACGAATGAGCGGGATCGTGAGCAAATCAAGGAGTATGATTTTGATGTGTTTGTTGCGAATGCAGCGATCAATGAAGGCGGTCCGCTGGCTGAGGTGCCGATGGACCGGATCCGTGCGCTTTTTGAAGTGAATGTATTCTCTACGCTGGAAACTGTGCAAATCGCGGCTCGAAAGCTAGTAGATAAGGGAAGCGGAAAAATCATCTTCATGAGCTCGATGGCAGGTATTTCAGCGACACCGTATGTCGGGCCATATACGGCTACGAAGCATGCGGTTGAGGGGATCGCCCAAACAATGAAGTCGGAGTTGGAAAAGCACAATGTAAAAGTGGCGACGATTAACCCGGGCGCATTCGAAACAGGATTCAACAAGCGGGCGGCTGAGGAAAAGTGGAAATGGTACGATGAGGAGAAGAATTTTACCCGGAAAGAGGACATGGAAAAGCAGGAGGAAGGATTAAAGAACCAATTCGATCCTGAGGATATGATTGCGAAAATGGTAGAAATCATCCCTGCCGATCAACATAAGTTCCGGAATGTTTACCCGGAGGAGACGGAAAAGCAGCTGAAAAAGACGCAAGAAGAAAGATGGACGATGGAAATCTAGCATGATAGATAAGAGGCCTGGTATTCGATGAGTGCCAGGCTTCTTTCTGTGCGGCTTCCTTAAATTTTACGTGTAGAGGCTTTTGGTTGTGGTATAGCTTTAATAGACGAAAAATCGCAAGGAGGGGAAAGCATGGCGAAAAAATCAAATGAGCGGATAAAAAGACAGGATGTCGGTGAAAAGCAGACCTGGGATTTAAGTGATCTTTTTGAATCGAAGAGTGATTGGGAAAACGAGCTGAAGGGTGTCAAGGAGGATTTGCCGGAAGTCACTAAATATAAGGGGAAGCTTGGCAATAGTGCAGGCGAGCTGCTCCAATGCCTTGAGGCGAAGGAGAAGCTGTTGGAGCGTTTTAACCTTGTTTCGATGTATGCCAATCTGCGGCTATCAGTCGACCATACCGATTCGGAAAGGCAGAAGGATGGTGCCAGGGTAAGCGATGCTCAATCGACTGTCAATTCAGAGCTTACGTTCGTAGAAACAGAAATCATCAAGCTTCCTGAAGGAAAAGTAGAACAATTTTTAGAAGAAGAGCCAGGATTGGATCCCTTCAAAATGTACTTGAGGAATTTACAGGAGCGCAAGCCTCACGCACTCGGAGAGGAAACAGAGGAAACGCTCGCTGCTCTTGGGTCACTGTTCAGTTCTCCGTACAATATTTACAACCGGGGGAAATTGTCTGACATGCAGTTTGATCCGTTTATCGATGAAGAGGGAAATGAAATTCCTCTTTCTTTTGCTCTTTATTCAGGCAAATACGTGTCTTCGCCGTCGGCAGCTGTGCGCCGCAACTCTTATGAATCTTTTAACAAGACATTGAACCAATATAAGCACACATTTGCAGCCACATATGCCACCCAGGTGAATCAGGAGGTGGCGATGGCTAAGCTTAGGAATTATGACTCTGCCACCGATATGCTTCTGCATGATCAGCAGGTCACCAGGGAGATGTATGATAACCAGCTGGACATCATCCAGGAAGAGCTGGCTCCGCATATGAGGCGTTATGCTAAATTGAAAAAACGCGTCTTAGGTCTGGATAAGATGACGAATGCGGACCTTAAAGCGCCGCTGGATCCAGAGTATAAAATAGAGACCAGCTATGACGAGGCAGCTGAAACGGTCCAGGAAGCACTCGAAATCATGGGGCCGGAGTACAGCGAAATGATCAAGACGGCGCTGTCCGAGAGATGGGTTGATTATGCTGACAATGTCGGGAAGAGCACGGGTGCTTTTTGCTCGAGTCCATATGGAGCGCATCCATACATCCTGATGACCTGGCCGGATACGATGCGCGGTGCGTTCACGCTTGCTCATGAATTGGGTCATGCCGGACACTTTTACTTGGCAGGAAAGAATCAGAGAATGGTTAATACCCGGCCGTCGAGATATTTTATCGAGGCACCATCGACGATGAATGAGATGCTGCTCGGAAACCACTTGTTGTCGAATACGGAGGACAAGCGGAAAAGGCGCTGGGTCATTCTCCAGCTATTGGGGACGTACTATCATAATTTTGTCACCCATCTGCTTGAAGGAGAACTTCAGCGCAGGGTTTACAAACTGGCCGAAGATGGCGAGCCGTTGACCGCTGACTTATTGTCGAGGTTAAAGCGGGAGGTCCTTGAAAACTTCTGGGGAGATTCCGTTGAAATGGATGAAGGAGCAGGACTGACCTGGATGCACCAGCCGCACTATTACATGGGCTTGTATCCATATACGTATTCAGCAGGATTAACAGTCTCGACGCTGGTTTCAAGGCGAATCCTTGACGAGGGCAAGCCGGCAGTGGAAAACTGGCTCGACGTATTGAGGGCCGGCGGGACACTGAAGCCACTAGACTTAATTAAAAAAGCTGGAGTCGATATGTCTGAGCCAGAACCAATCCGCGAAGCAGTCACCTACGTCGGTGAACTGATCACAGAGCTGGAAGAAAGTTTTGAAGAGTAATTTTTTTATAAGGAAACGGCCGGATCCAATGTCAGGATTCGGCCGGGGCATACATAATTATTCGGTAGTGATAAATGCATCAATACCCTGGCTCTCGATTTCATTGACGCGAGTTTCGGCATTTTCACGGTTTGAAAAAGCACCGGCTTGTACCCGATACCAGGTCTGGCCGGAGAGAGCGGTTTCTGCTACATAGCTTTCAATCCCTTTGGAGTCCAGTTCTGCCACTCGCCGCTCGGCATTCACTCTCTGCTGGAAGGAACCAGCGATGACTTTAAAGGCAGCGTCCCCGCGAGTTGGCGTTCCAGTCGCTGTAAGGTTGAACGCTTTTGCAATGCCATTCGCATGTCCTTGTGCCACATTGCGCCGCCAGGATTCCTGCTTCATAAGCTCTGCGTCCTGGGCATTGTCGATAAAGCCGTTCTCGGATAGCATCGCATCCATTTTGGATTCGCGAAGTACATGGAAATCGGCTTTTTTCTTACCGCGGTCATCGAGCTGATTCAGCTTCATCACTTCACTGTGGATGATATCACGGTATCTAGCGGTTGCTGAATTATCCGATAAGCTGCTGTGTATATAATCCTCGTATCCACTGGCAGAGCCGTTGAAGGAATTGATGTGGATTGACAAATAAAAGTCAGCGCCCCAGGCGTTGGCCTCATCCGTCCTCTGGCTCAAATTTTTCGTTATATCGCTTGTCCGACTCATCCTTACATCAATATTTTCATAGTTATTCTCAAGGATGGAGCGGATTTTAAGCGCGATATCCAGGGTCAAATCTTTCTCCAATAGACCATTTCCCTGCGCTCCAGAATCCGAGCCGCCATGGCCTGGATCTAAATAAAGTTTCATATAACCTCCTCCTTTTAGTTAGTCTTAATAGAATATGCCGGAGAAAAGGAATGGTAAGGGTACATGTCCCGACTGGGAAAAGTTGTCTATAATTTGACGGAACATTTTTTGATTTGAATCGTAAAACAAATAAGACTTATTATCTGAGGTGACAGAATGGAAACGAAAATACAGACATCACAAAATGTTGAAATAGAGAGGACCCCGGAAGCGGATTTCAAAAAGATATTGAATATCATCGGGGTATTCATCTTTGCCGGATTGGCGCTGACGAGTGTGACCAACCCGATGCCAGCAAAATACCTCAAGGAATATTTGCTGTTCATCGGAGGAAGTGCCGTGATTTATTACTTCTTGCTGAACATCTACTTCATTGGGGAAACATGGCGAAAAGTGTTTTATGCAAGTCTGGCCGTGCTCGGAATCGGCAGCCTAACGATGGCGATTTATCTGTTTATTTATTCATCACATTAGCAACAGAAACTCCCTGCTCTGGGGAGTTTTTATTATACGAAAAAGTGCTTGTTTAGTCGCTGAATAACTTATTCAGAATTTTCATAATATATTTACTTCAATAAATTTTGAAAGCGTTACCATTCCTAACAGGCTAGTCAGGGCGCGGTTTTTAACTGTTCACATAATCATGTAACATCCTTGAAACAATTCCGGATGTTTGTTAGGTTTAATAACCGTAAGCCCCATGAGGGCAGGAAAAACTTGGACGGCATAATTAACATAAGAATTTTTTTCTGTGTGGTTCGGCTGGTTAGCTCTTATACATTTATATTTGAGAATTAAATTTCATTCTTCAACGTTAGCCGATTTCGATTGTCCAGCTTCAGCGCCTAGCTCCTCGAGACGTTTCGGTCCGCCCAATGAAGTCAAAGACCGACTTCACCGGTCGGCCCTCCAACGCTTGTCGGAGCTGACCGAGGCGCTTGCGCTTTTCAAACCACTATGTTACTTATTTCGTTTAGGGAAAACGAAAAGGAGAGATTTGGTGAGTATTGAAGTATTTATTTCTTTAGCAATTTATTTTATTGCAATGATCCTGATCGGATTGTATGCATACCGCAAAACGTCTGATCTATCAGACTATATGCTTGGCGGCCGTGGACTTGGACCTTCGGTAACAGCGCTGTCAGCTGGAGCATCTGACATGAGTGGCTGGATGTTGATGGGCTTGCCTGGCGCAATGTACACGTCAGGTATTTCCAGTGCCTGGATCGCTGTTGGATTATCGATTGGTGCCTATTTGAACTACCTCATCTTAGCTCCAAGACTTCGAACGTATACGGAGTTGGCAAATGATTCAATCACAATCCCCGATTTCCTTGAAAACCGCTTTTCAGATCATACGAAAATCCTTAAGTCTGTATCTGCAGTCGTTATTATCATTTTCTTCACGCTGTACACTTCAGCGGGTCTAGTTTCAGGCGGTACTTTGTTCGAGTCGGCATTCGGGCTTGATTATCGTATGGGCTTGTTCGTGACAGCTGGTGTTGTTATCGTTTATACACTTTTCGGCGGTTTCCTTGCTGTTAGTTTGACTGACTTTGTTCAAGGTATCATCATGTTCCTTGCGCTTGTTTTGGTGCCGGTGGTTGCTTTTACAGAGCTTGGCGGACCTGGAAACGTGATGGATACTGTTGGAGCCATTGACCCAACATTAATGGATCTTTTCAAAGGGACGACATTCCTTGGAATCGTTTCGCTATTGGCATGGGGTCTTGGTTACTTCGGCCAGCCGCATATCATTGTCCGCTTTATGGCGATTAAGTCAATGGAGGACCTTAAGCCTGCCCGCAGAATTGCGATGACATGGATGGTCGTTTCGATCATCGGTGCTTTGGCAGTCGGTCTTGTCGGGATTGCTTATGTAGAGTTGAACAACGTAACGCTTGAAAATCCAGAAACAGTCTTTATCATGTTTGCGAACATCCTGTTCAACCCATTTATCACAGGATTCCTGCTCGCTGCGATCTTGGCTGCGATCATGAGTACAATTTCTTCCCAGCTGCTTGTTACTTCAAGTGCATTGACGGAGGACTTTTACAAAGCGTTCTTCCGCCGCGAAGCAAGTGACAAGGAATTGGTATTCGTCGGCCGTGCAGCCGTATTGCTTGTTGCATTAGTGGGTATCGCGCTGTCTTATACACCTAATGACACAATTCTTTCATTGGTCGGTAATGCATGGGCTGGATTCGGTGCAGCATTTGGACCAGT
It contains:
- a CDS encoding SDR family oxidoreductase, whose product is MAKTIFITGAGSGLGRGASLGLAKKGHRVIATTELTSQKTDLMREAEDQGLDMEVFKLDITNERDREQIKEYDFDVFVANAAINEGGPLAEVPMDRIRALFEVNVFSTLETVQIAARKLVDKGSGKIIFMSSMAGISATPYVGPYTATKHAVEGIAQTMKSELEKHNVKVATINPGAFETGFNKRAAEEKWKWYDEEKNFTRKEDMEKQEEGLKNQFDPEDMIAKMVEIIPADQHKFRNVYPEETEKQLKKTQEERWTMEI
- the pepF gene encoding oligoendopeptidase F produces the protein MAKKSNERIKRQDVGEKQTWDLSDLFESKSDWENELKGVKEDLPEVTKYKGKLGNSAGELLQCLEAKEKLLERFNLVSMYANLRLSVDHTDSERQKDGARVSDAQSTVNSELTFVETEIIKLPEGKVEQFLEEEPGLDPFKMYLRNLQERKPHALGEETEETLAALGSLFSSPYNIYNRGKLSDMQFDPFIDEEGNEIPLSFALYSGKYVSSPSAAVRRNSYESFNKTLNQYKHTFAATYATQVNQEVAMAKLRNYDSATDMLLHDQQVTREMYDNQLDIIQEELAPHMRRYAKLKKRVLGLDKMTNADLKAPLDPEYKIETSYDEAAETVQEALEIMGPEYSEMIKTALSERWVDYADNVGKSTGAFCSSPYGAHPYILMTWPDTMRGAFTLAHELGHAGHFYLAGKNQRMVNTRPSRYFIEAPSTMNEMLLGNHLLSNTEDKRKRRWVILQLLGTYYHNFVTHLLEGELQRRVYKLAEDGEPLTADLLSRLKREVLENFWGDSVEMDEGAGLTWMHQPHYYMGLYPYTYSAGLTVSTLVSRRILDEGKPAVENWLDVLRAGGTLKPLDLIKKAGVDMSEPEPIREAVTYVGELITELEESFEE
- a CDS encoding N-acetylmuramoyl-L-alanine amidase encodes the protein MKLYLDPGHGGSDSGAQGNGLLEKDLTLDIALKIRSILENNYENIDVRMSRTSDITKNLSQRTDEANAWGADFYLSIHINSFNGSASGYEDYIHSSLSDNSATARYRDIIHSEVMKLNQLDDRGKKKADFHVLRESKMDAMLSENGFIDNAQDAELMKQESWRRNVAQGHANGIAKAFNLTATGTPTRGDAAFKVIAGSFQQRVNAERRVAELDSKGIESYVAETALSGQTWYRVQAGAFSNRENAETRVNEIESQGIDAFITTE
- the putP gene encoding sodium/proline symporter PutP, encoding MSIEVFISLAIYFIAMILIGLYAYRKTSDLSDYMLGGRGLGPSVTALSAGASDMSGWMLMGLPGAMYTSGISSAWIAVGLSIGAYLNYLILAPRLRTYTELANDSITIPDFLENRFSDHTKILKSVSAVVIIIFFTLYTSAGLVSGGTLFESAFGLDYRMGLFVTAGVVIVYTLFGGFLAVSLTDFVQGIIMFLALVLVPVVAFTELGGPGNVMDTVGAIDPTLMDLFKGTTFLGIVSLLAWGLGYFGQPHIIVRFMAIKSMEDLKPARRIAMTWMVVSIIGALAVGLVGIAYVELNNVTLENPETVFIMFANILFNPFITGFLLAAILAAIMSTISSQLLVTSSALTEDFYKAFFRREASDKELVFVGRAAVLLVALVGIALSYTPNDTILSLVGNAWAGFGAAFGPVMILSLYWKQMNRWGALAGIVVGALTVIIWISIDGLSEFMYEMIPGFFLSLIAVIVVSKITTGPGKAVKEEFKEMEDIMSE